One stretch of Armigeres subalbatus isolate Guangzhou_Male chromosome 2, GZ_Asu_2, whole genome shotgun sequence DNA includes these proteins:
- the LOC134218204 gene encoding zinc finger protein 774-like: MAVVIEHSDALSACRICLEDRTEMYSVFSELENGSIIASIITESTDVQIQEDDGLSECICSDCVEEVKFVASFVEKTRQADRVLRELCKPEVKQEDEEPQLYSLEISLLDHPKEVETKVEIEDNEITDHEEVADTSLMQDFKIKEDHDLAVDADETESHQDFDDGNDNDSDYVGENASDSDEDYMPGKGASKQTELSFVDANCTFSDSDGEPKQKRKKRSPNKVKLDKSIPVELDDVEKETFTIIDVGDHFVCCTCFKLFNSEAELITHGKTVHQPKRNLNPAKRHVCKLCFRRYSSKMALQDHCKKAASITQVFDCKLCDAKFVSPPMRYQHAHKHPPVVPKSAIIVAPIPLHALQNGTLCCAQGCNQVFDSEEELLAHSTKEHLANKIEADLNQNEKRTVQCLVCYRKFMDERGLKQHQQRLYLPKRHVCSICGIKFAFAAECKRHETEHVPVEKKFKCEQCPKKYAFADQLKAHVKRHSATREFMCNICGQSYLQRHNLQAHMWKHEGKKPFECDTCGKGFRVKAKMIYHKRTHSGERPFACRYCEQAFADSTNRLRHEMSHTGIKPYKCDYCDKTFITKRLKREHEKTHFNSRRNQHTCKTLYEEAIEID, translated from the exons ATGGCAGTCGTGATAGAGCACTCGGATGCGTTGTCGGCATGTCGAATTTGTTTAGAAGATCGAACGGAAATGTATTCGGTATTCTCTGAGTTGGAAAATGGATCCATCATCGCCAGCATCATCACAGAGAGCACCGATGTGCAG ATACAAGAAGACGATGGCCTTTCGGAATGCATCTGCTCGGATTGCGTGGAGGAAGTTAAATTCGTTGCCAGTTTTGTCGAAAAAACCAGACAGGCAGATCGGGTGTTGAGGGAATTATGTAAACCCGAGGTGAAGCAAGAAGATGAAGAACCACAGTTGTACTCCTTGGAAATCTCCTTACTCGACCATCCAAAAGAAGTAGAGACCAAGGTGGAAATTGAGGACAATGAGATCACCGACCACGAAGAAGTAGCCGATACTTCGTTAATGCAGGACTTTAAAATAAAAGAAGACCACGACTTAGCAGTAGATGCAGACGAAACGGAATCGCACCAGGATTTTGATGATGGTAATGATAACGATAGCGACTATGTAGGAGAAAATGCGAGCGACTCCGATGAAGATTATATGCCCGGGAAAGGTGCCTCCAAGCAGACAGAATTGAGCTTCGTTGATGCCAATTGCACGTTTAGTGATTCGGACGGAGAACCCAAACAGAAGCGTAAGAAGCGTTCTCCGAATAAAGTTAAATTAGATAAGTCCATTCCAGTTGAGCTCGACGATGTCGAAAAGGAAACTTTTACGATTATTGATGTTGGCGATCATTTTGTGTGCTGCACATGCTTCAAGCTATTTAACAGTGAAGCCGAACTAATTACCCATGGAAAAACGGTTCACCAACCTAAAAGGAATCTTAATCCGGCAAAGAGACACGTTTGCAAATTGTGTTTTAGGAGATATTCCTCAAAAATGGCTCTGCAAGACCATTGCAAGAAAGCAGCTTCAATTACTCAGGTATTCGATTGTAAACTATGTGACGCAAAATTTGTATCGCCACCAATGCGTTACCAGCACGCACATAAGCATCCGCCTGTAGTTCCTAAATCTGCTATAATTGTGGCACCCATTCCCCTTCATGCTTTACAAAACGGAACGCTTTGTTGCGCTCAAGGATGCAATCAAGTTTTTGATTCAGAGGAGGAACTTTTAGCACATTCTACAAAGGAACATCTGGCAAATAAAATTGAAGCAGACCTGAACCAAAACGAGAAGAGAACAGTTCAGTGTTTGGTCTGCTATCGTAAATTTATGGATGAAAGAGGTCTCAAGCAGCATCAGCAAAGGCTCTACTTGCCCAAGCGGCACGTCTGTTCGATAtgtggaataaaatttgctttTGCGGCCGAATGCAAACGCCATGAAACGGAGCATGTTCCTGTTGAGAAGAAGTTCAAATGCGAGCAATGTCCGAAGAAGTACGCCTTCGCGGATCAGCTGAAGGCGCACGTGAAACGTCACTCGGCCACCAGAGAGTTCATGTGCAACATCTGTGGTCAGTCGTACCTGCAGCGGCACAACTTGCAGGCCCATATGTGGAAGCACGAAGGTAAGAAACCGTTCGAATGCGACACTTGCGGAAAAGGATTCCGAGTCAAAGCGAAAATGATTTACCACAAACGGACTCACTCGGGCGAGCGTCCGTTCGCTTGCCGATATTGTGAGCAAGCATTTGCCGACAGTACAAACCGACTAAGACACGAAATGTCTCATACCG GTATCAAACCGTATAAATGCGATTATTGCGACAAAACGTTCATTACCAAGCGGTTGAAAAGAGAACATGAGAAGACACATTTCAATTCACGTCGAAATCAGCACACATGCAAGACGTTGTATGAGGAAGCCATTGAAATAGATTAG